In Paenibacillus sp. FSL R7-0345, a single window of DNA contains:
- the nirD gene encoding nitrite reductase small subunit NirD — protein MENTNHEYTIGTVQHFLPQIGRVIGCGPVELAVFKTSDGQIFAVENKNPHPKGGPLAEGIVSGHYLYDPLYDWKIDLRSGEVQAPDNGTVATFPVTVDGDSVKVTLQGTLIQS, from the coding sequence GTTCAGCATTTCCTGCCGCAGATCGGGCGTGTAATCGGCTGCGGTCCTGTGGAGCTGGCTGTGTTCAAAACCTCGGATGGCCAGATTTTCGCAGTGGAGAACAAGAATCCTCATCCGAAGGGCGGTCCGCTCGCGGAAGGAATCGTATCCGGACATTATCTGTATGATCCGCTGTATGACTGGAAAATTGATCTGCGCAGCGGAGAGGTTCAAGCTCCTGATAACGGTACGGTAGCGACATTCCCTGTTACTGTAGACGGTGACAGCGTGAAGGTTACCCTGCAGGGCACTTTGATTCAAAGCTAA
- a CDS encoding glycosyl hydrolase family 65 protein, with protein MAKVADKYLTVDPWAVVEEGFDPLRNRVSESIFSLGNEYMGVRGYPEEGYSGDTLLGSYFNGLYEEHAIGNHYKGIIRSLRYMVNAVDWLYTRINVDGEQLDLARSKVENFSRRLDFRTGTYRREFIWILEGGKRLKVTFTRLVSMTMSHLGLQQVAFEPLNFTGAVQVCTGLDFGAVHEERGRSMWKSVRSVTADGVTAVMAETLTTGNKLFSGFVLQSPAKLDLSLSARERFIGQSFTLPLIEGEEIHYTKLTVNCKDTAGMCTPEQLWEKGLKLAGEAAMLEAPEVFAAQAAYWNGVWETSDICIEGDEENQQGIRFCIFQLYQTYHGDHPGYNIGAKGLTGEAYRGLAFWDTESYCLPFYMFNNPKAAKSLLEFRYRTLPEALQRAREVDCEGACYPIATIDGTESCDLWQHSNLQLHVGTAVAYGIWHYVKNTGDKEFLYSKGAEMLIQISRFYATRGQSGARTGQYGYYGVMGPDEFQLMVNNNCYINLMAKKLFEYTNDTLAEMRESVPERFRELAALTALREEELTDWAGKAENMKIPADPDSGVYEEHDGFFDMPHMDIHSIPVTEFPLYSNWSYDRLYRYDMIKQPDVLMFMFLYNSEFSREAKLANYEYYEPRCIHESSLSPSIHSILASELGKHEEAYRFFEFATRLDLDNYNRNTREGLHTTSIAAAWMNIVYGFGGMRSDGERLSFNPVLPERWTSYSFHIQYEGVLIRLAVAQEGVQVRAVSGGSTEIIVYGQQVSAGPDIVTLPLAEGLVAG; from the coding sequence ATGGCTAAAGTAGCAGATAAATATTTGACGGTCGATCCGTGGGCGGTAGTGGAGGAAGGGTTTGACCCGCTACGGAACAGGGTTTCGGAGTCCATATTTTCGCTGGGCAATGAGTATATGGGAGTGCGCGGCTATCCGGAGGAGGGCTACTCGGGGGATACGCTGCTGGGCAGCTATTTTAACGGATTATATGAGGAGCATGCAATCGGCAACCACTATAAAGGAATTATCCGTTCGCTGCGTTATATGGTGAATGCGGTGGACTGGCTGTATACGCGGATTAATGTTGACGGTGAGCAGTTGGATCTGGCCCGCAGCAAGGTGGAGAATTTCAGCCGCAGGCTGGATTTCCGCACCGGCACTTACCGCCGTGAATTTATATGGATACTGGAGGGCGGCAAAAGGCTTAAAGTAACGTTCACCCGGCTGGTCAGCATGACGATGTCACATCTCGGGCTGCAGCAGGTGGCTTTTGAGCCGCTTAATTTCACGGGTGCGGTGCAGGTGTGTACAGGGCTGGATTTCGGGGCGGTCCATGAGGAGCGGGGCCGGAGTATGTGGAAAAGTGTGCGGAGCGTTACGGCAGATGGTGTTACGGCGGTTATGGCAGAGACGCTCACTACGGGTAACAAGCTGTTCTCGGGGTTTGTCCTGCAATCGCCGGCTAAATTGGATCTGTCACTGTCAGCGCGGGAGCGGTTCATCGGACAGTCCTTCACGCTGCCTTTAATAGAAGGAGAAGAGATTCATTATACGAAACTTACTGTAAACTGTAAGGACACCGCGGGCATGTGTACTCCGGAGCAGCTTTGGGAGAAAGGCCTGAAGCTTGCCGGGGAGGCAGCAATGCTTGAGGCGCCGGAGGTCTTCGCTGCTCAGGCTGCCTATTGGAACGGGGTCTGGGAGACCAGCGATATTTGTATTGAGGGGGATGAGGAGAACCAGCAGGGCATCCGGTTTTGTATTTTTCAGCTGTACCAGACCTACCACGGAGATCATCCGGGCTATAACATCGGAGCGAAAGGACTGACCGGCGAGGCTTACCGGGGACTGGCCTTCTGGGATACGGAATCCTACTGTCTGCCTTTTTATATGTTCAACAACCCGAAGGCAGCTAAGAGCCTGCTGGAATTCCGCTATAGAACTCTGCCGGAGGCCCTGCAGCGGGCCAGGGAGGTTGATTGTGAAGGCGCCTGCTATCCGATAGCGACCATCGACGGAACCGAAAGCTGCGATCTGTGGCAGCATTCCAATCTGCAATTGCATGTCGGGACGGCTGTCGCCTATGGTATCTGGCACTATGTTAAAAATACGGGCGATAAAGAGTTCCTGTATAGCAAAGGTGCCGAAATGCTGATCCAGATCAGCCGTTTCTATGCTACCCGGGGACAGTCGGGGGCACGTACCGGGCAATACGGCTATTATGGCGTAATGGGTCCGGATGAATTCCAGCTGATGGTGAATAACAACTGCTATATCAATCTGATGGCCAAAAAGCTGTTTGAGTACACAAACGATACGCTGGCAGAAATGCGGGAAAGTGTGCCGGAGCGTTTCCGTGAACTGGCTGCCCTGACTGCGCTCCGTGAAGAAGAGCTTACGGACTGGGCCGGTAAGGCGGAGAATATGAAGATTCCGGCTGACCCGGACAGCGGGGTGTATGAGGAGCATGACGGATTTTTCGATATGCCGCATATGGATATCCACTCCATTCCGGTGACGGAGTTTCCGCTTTATTCAAACTGGTCCTATGACCGGCTGTACCGTTACGACATGATTAAGCAGCCGGATGTGCTGATGTTTATGTTCCTGTATAACAGCGAGTTCAGCAGGGAAGCCAAGCTGGCCAATTATGAATATTATGAGCCGCGCTGTATTCATGAATCCTCGCTGTCCCCGTCCATTCACTCCATTCTCGCCAGTGAGCTCGGCAAGCATGAGGAGGCATACCGTTTCTTCGAATTCGCCACCCGGCTGGATCTGGATAATTACAACCGCAATACGCGTGAGGGACTGCATACCACCTCGATTGCTGCAGCGTGGATGAATATCGTTTACGGGTTCGGCGGTATGCGTTCAGACGGGGAGCGGCTCAGCTTTAACCCGGTGCTGCCTGAGCGCTGGACGTCCTACAGCTTCCATATACAGTATGAAGGAGTGCTGATCCGTCTGGCTGTTGCACAGGAGGGAGTGCAGGTCAGGGCGGTTTCAGGAGGAAGTACAGAAATTATTGTGTATGGACAGCAGGTGAGTGCTGGTCCCGATATTGTAACGCTCCCGCTTGCTGAAGGGCTGGTGGCCGGATGA
- a CDS encoding formate/nitrite transporter family protein: MFTQSVENIVEAAVSKRDKMNENLPRYFLAALLAGAYVGIGIILIFSLGAPLAAIKSPFQPLVMGASFGIALTLVIFAGSELFTGNNMFFTVSTLAGRTSVWDTVKNWVIVFIGNVAGAIILALLIQGTGLFKAAPAEHLIFAAAAKKMTLPFSELFFRGILCNWLVCLAIWMSSRAKSEAAKLVLIWWCLFAFIASGYEHSVANMTLLSVAVLLPNHPETVTIAGWLHNMIPVTLGNIIGGGLFVGAAYWLISPVRNTFSKR, from the coding sequence ATGTTTACGCAAAGTGTCGAGAACATCGTAGAAGCAGCAGTCAGCAAACGGGATAAAATGAATGAAAATTTGCCGCGGTACTTTTTGGCCGCACTGCTGGCAGGGGCATATGTCGGAATCGGAATTATTCTAATTTTCTCATTGGGGGCACCGCTGGCGGCGATTAAATCGCCGTTCCAGCCGCTCGTAATGGGCGCTTCCTTTGGGATCGCACTGACCCTGGTTATTTTTGCCGGCTCGGAGCTGTTCACCGGGAACAATATGTTTTTTACCGTAAGTACTCTTGCCGGAAGAACTTCAGTATGGGATACGGTCAAAAACTGGGTGATCGTCTTTATCGGTAATGTCGCCGGTGCCATAATTCTTGCACTGTTAATTCAAGGAACTGGGTTATTTAAGGCTGCCCCTGCGGAGCATCTGATCTTCGCGGCCGCCGCCAAAAAAATGACGCTACCCTTCTCGGAGCTGTTCTTCCGCGGTATTCTCTGTAACTGGCTCGTCTGTTTGGCGATCTGGATGTCCTCGCGTGCCAAAAGTGAAGCCGCCAAGCTTGTGCTCATCTGGTGGTGCCTGTTCGCTTTCATCGCCAGCGGCTATGAGCACAGTGTAGCCAACATGACCCTGCTTAGCGTAGCTGTCCTGCTGCCAAACCACCCCGAGACCGTTACGATAGCCGGCTGGCTGCACAACATGATTCCGGTTACGCTTGGCAATATCATCGGCGGCGGCTTGTTCGTCGGCGCAGCGTACTGGCTCATCTCTCCTGTCCGCAACACATTCAGCAAACGTTAA
- a CDS encoding NUDIX hydrolase, translating into MKSFNHFGVYGICIRDGKLLLIHKGRGPYTGRYDLPGGRLESDEALIDGLVREFREETGLSVSVKNNLGTYDFFVRYQEDFYTHMHHIAALYMVEVKEDQQAAPIEMFAGQDSLGAVWVELEEISLELASPVAVLAAEWLAGGRLPAVAGAYDQWEMKQPLET; encoded by the coding sequence ATGAAGAGCTTTAATCATTTTGGAGTGTACGGGATCTGTATAAGGGACGGTAAACTGCTGCTCATACATAAAGGTAGAGGACCATATACAGGAAGATATGATCTTCCCGGCGGAAGGCTGGAGAGTGATGAGGCGCTGATAGACGGCCTGGTGCGGGAATTCAGAGAGGAGACCGGACTGTCCGTATCCGTGAAGAACAATCTGGGCACCTATGATTTTTTTGTACGGTATCAGGAGGATTTCTATACGCACATGCATCACATTGCGGCACTTTATATGGTCGAGGTCAAAGAGGACCAGCAAGCAGCTCCAATCGAAATGTTCGCCGGGCAGGATTCACTTGGGGCAGTGTGGGTGGAGCTTGAGGAAATCTCTTTGGAGTTGGCGTCACCTGTAGCGGTGCTTGCAGCCGAATGGTTAGCCGGAGGGCGTTTGCCAGCTGTAGCGGGCGCTTACGATCAATGGGAAATGAAGCAGCCACTGGAGACGTAA
- a CDS encoding Crp/Fnr family transcriptional regulator has product MKEHYNVIEAHGNTNCFSEQNFNRLLVTMKERMVPEGSHLFWEGDYSDKLFYIKRGRVKLTKSTDEGKELILYMYQAGDMVGQADPFFSTKHSFTAEVIEESEVGVIEQKDLEILICQHCDFAIDFMKWMGIHHRLTQTKFRDLMMYGKPGALCSTLIRLGNTYGEKNGDNILINKKITHTDLSNMIGATRESVNRMLSDLRKKDAVEYENGMIVIKDLGMLQEICHCEMCPNEICRI; this is encoded by the coding sequence ATAAAGGAACATTACAATGTTATCGAAGCCCACGGAAATACAAACTGTTTCTCCGAACAGAATTTCAACAGACTTCTCGTTACAATGAAGGAACGTATGGTCCCTGAAGGATCACATTTGTTCTGGGAAGGCGACTACTCGGATAAATTGTTTTATATCAAACGTGGACGCGTGAAGCTGACCAAATCTACAGACGAAGGCAAGGAACTTATTCTTTATATGTATCAGGCAGGTGATATGGTAGGCCAGGCCGACCCGTTCTTCAGCACGAAGCACAGCTTCACTGCAGAAGTTATTGAAGAAAGCGAAGTTGGCGTGATTGAACAAAAGGATCTGGAAATTCTGATCTGCCAGCACTGCGATTTCGCAATTGATTTCATGAAGTGGATGGGCATTCACCACCGTCTCACGCAGACGAAATTCCGTGATTTGATGATGTACGGCAAACCGGGCGCCCTTTGCTCCACCCTGATCCGTCTTGGCAATACCTATGGCGAGAAGAATGGCGACAACATCCTGATCAACAAAAAGATTACGCATACGGATCTGTCCAACATGATTGGCGCTACCCGTGAGAGTGTTAACCGGATGCTGAGCGATCTGCGTAAAAAAGATGCTGTTGAATACGAAAATGGCATGATTGTCATTAAGGATCTTGGCATGCTGCAGGAAATCTGCCATTGCGAAATGTGTCCTAACGAAATTTGCCGGATTTAA